The genomic stretch TCTGCGCACGGTGGGCGAGCTGATCCAGGAGGCGTTCCGGATCGGCCTCTACCGCATGGAGCGTGTTGTCCGCGAGCGCCTCACCACCGAGGACGCGGACACCATCACGCCGCAGACCATCATCAACATCCGCCCGGTCGTGGCGGCCCTCAAGGAGTTCTTCGGGTCCTCGCAGCTCTCGCAGTTCATGGACCAGACCAACTCGCTCTCGGGCCTCACCCACAGGCGGCGCCTGTCGGCGCTCGGCGCCGGCGGCCTCACGCGCGAGCGCGCGCCCATCGAGGTGCGCGACGTGCACCCGTCGCACTACGGGCGCATGTGCCCGATCGAGACGCCTGAGGGTCCGAACATCGGCCTCATCGGCTCGCTGTCCGCGTACGCGGAGGTGTCGGAGCACGGCTTCGTCACCACCCCGTACCGCGTGGTCGAGGACGGCGTGGTCACCGACAAGATCGTCCACCTCGATGCGAACGAGGAGGAGGAGAAGGTGATCGCGCAGGCCAACGCCGAGATCGATCAGAAGAGCGGCAAGCTCAAGGGCCCGCAGGTCACCTGCCGTTCGCGCGACGGCGAGTTCATCCTCGCCTCGCCGAAGGAGATCGACCTGATGGACGTGTCGCCGGACCAGATCTGGTCGGTGGCCACGGCCCTCATCCCGTTCCTCGAGCACGACGACGCCAACCGCGCCCTCATGGGCTCGAACATGCAGCGCCAGGCGGTGCCTCTGCTCAAGACCGAGCCGCCGCTGGTGGGCACGGGTGTCGAGCGCCGCGCGGCGGTCGACAGCGGTGACGTCCTACTCGCGCGCGAGGCGGGCGAGATCAGCTACGTCGACGCCGAGAAGGTCGTGATCGACAAGGACGAGTACGAGCTGCACAAGTACATGCGCTCGAACCAGGGCACGATCATCCACCAGAAGCCGCGCGTGTCCGTGGGGCAGAAGGTGAAGAAGGGTGACGTCCTCGCGGACGGCTCCTCCACGAGCGAGGGCGAGCTGGCGCTCGGCAAGAACTGCCTTGTCGCCTTCATGTCCTGGGAGGGCTACAACTTCGAGGACGCGATCATCATCTCCGAGCGCCTCGTGAAGGACGACGAGCTCACCTCGATTCACATCGAGGAGTACGAGATCGACGCCCGCACGACCAAGCTCGGCGACGAGGAGATCACCCGCGACATCCCGAACCGCTCCGAGGAGTCGCTGCGCAACCTCGACGACCGTGGCATCGTCCGCATCGGCGCCGAGGTGGGCTCCGGCGACCTGCTCGTCGGCAAGGTCACGCCGAAGGGCGAGACCGAGCTCACCGCCGAGGAGAAGCTGATCCGCGCGATCTTCAAGGAGAAGGCGCGCGAGGTCCGCGACACCTCGCTCAAGGTGCCGCACGGCGAGGGCGGTGTGGTGATCGACGTGCTCACCTTCAGCCGCGACAAGGGCGACGACCTGCCGCCGGGCGTGAACGAGCTGGTTCGCGTGTTCGTGGCCACCAAGCGCAAGATCGCCGAGGGCGACAAGCTCGCCGGCCGTCACGGCAACAAGGGCGTGATCTCGAAGATCGTGCCCGAGTCGGACATGCCGTTCCTCGAGGACGGCACGCCGGTGGACGTGATCCTCAACCCGCTCGGCGTGCCGAGCCGAATGAACCTCGGGCAGATCCTCGAGACGCATCTCGGCTGGGCGGCCGGCGAGGGCTGGTATGACGACGGCTCCGACGCCTACAAGGAGGCGAAGGACAACGGCGGGCGCGTGCACGTGGCCACGCCGGTGTTCGACGGCGCCACCATCGAGGACGTCGACGAGGCGCTCGTCCGCTGGGCCGACGAGCACGCGGAGCGCGGCATCAACTTCGACATCGACAAGTCGGAGCGTGCCGGCCGCCGCTGCTCGGGCAAGGTGCAGCTCTACAACGGCCGCACCGGCGAGCCCTACGAGGAGAAGGTCACCGTCGGCTACATGTACATCCTCAAGCTGCTCCACCTCGTGGACGACAAGATCCACGCCCGGAGCACCGGTCCCTACTCGCTCGTTACCCAGCAGCCGCTGGGCGGCAAGGCGCAGTTCGGCGGCCAGCGCTTCGGCGAGATGGAGGTGTGGGCGCTCGAGGCCTACGGTGCCGCGTACACCCTCCAGGAGATGCTCACCATCAAGTCCGACGACACGGTCGGGCGCGTGAAGGCCTACGAGGCGATCGTCAAGGGCGAGAACATCGCCGAGCCATCGATCCCCGAGTCCTTCAAGGTGCTGCTGAAGGAGATGCAGTCGCTCGCGCTCGACGTGAACGTGAGGTCCGAGGAGGGCGCCGGAGTCGAGATCCGCGACGAGGACGACGACCTCCTGCGTGCCGCCGAGGAGCTCGGCATCGACCTCTCAGGCGTGCGCGCGCCTGGTGACGGAGCCGCGGATGAGTCCGAGGAGTCCGTCGAGGCCGAGGGCGAAGGCGGGCAGACCGACGAGACCAAGGAAGAACAAGACGCTGAGTACATCGAGGAAGAGGCCTAGCCAGTGATTGACATCAATAATTTCGACGCAATAAGCATCGGCCTTGCTTCCT from Thermoleophilaceae bacterium encodes the following:
- a CDS encoding DNA-directed RNA polymerase subunit beta, producing MARAASRSRRTFARLENASDLPNLIDIQRKSFEWLVDTEKGGLRETINDVSPIEDYTGNLAVVFEEITFDEPVAPISECREKDLTYARPLTVKVAFQNRETGEIREQSVFMGDFPWMTDWGTFIINGTERVVVTQLVRSPGAYVMEPKDREKQVFTANLMPARGSWLELEIDKKGRVYVRIDRKRKLPITVLLRAMGYASDEQILEMFDNSLYIRNTIEADTEVTKTEEGALIELFKKQRPGEPPSVDNARALLNQLFFDPKRYDLTRVGRYKLNSRLKLDENLDTRTLTHRDIIELIRELITLPRDLGVPESGEYENGEPIKDYAAEAITLPREPIADRLDEYEHFGNRRLRTVGELIQEAFRIGLYRMERVVRERLTTEDADTITPQTIINIRPVVAALKEFFGSSQLSQFMDQTNSLSGLTHRRRLSALGAGGLTRERAPIEVRDVHPSHYGRMCPIETPEGPNIGLIGSLSAYAEVSEHGFVTTPYRVVEDGVVTDKIVHLDANEEEEKVIAQANAEIDQKSGKLKGPQVTCRSRDGEFILASPKEIDLMDVSPDQIWSVATALIPFLEHDDANRALMGSNMQRQAVPLLKTEPPLVGTGVERRAAVDSGDVLLAREAGEISYVDAEKVVIDKDEYELHKYMRSNQGTIIHQKPRVSVGQKVKKGDVLADGSSTSEGELALGKNCLVAFMSWEGYNFEDAIIISERLVKDDELTSIHIEEYEIDARTTKLGDEEITRDIPNRSEESLRNLDDRGIVRIGAEVGSGDLLVGKVTPKGETELTAEEKLIRAIFKEKAREVRDTSLKVPHGEGGVVIDVLTFSRDKGDDLPPGVNELVRVFVATKRKIAEGDKLAGRHGNKGVISKIVPESDMPFLEDGTPVDVILNPLGVPSRMNLGQILETHLGWAAGEGWYDDGSDAYKEAKDNGGRVHVATPVFDGATIEDVDEALVRWADEHAERGINFDIDKSERAGRRCSGKVQLYNGRTGEPYEEKVTVGYMYILKLLHLVDDKIHARSTGPYSLVTQQPLGGKAQFGGQRFGEMEVWALEAYGAAYTLQEMLTIKSDDTVGRVKAYEAIVKGENIAEPSIPESFKVLLKEMQSLALDVNVRSEEGAGVEIRDEDDDLLRAAEELGIDLSGVRAPGDGAADESEESVEAEGEGGQTDETKEEQDAEYIEEEA